In Aythya fuligula isolate bAytFul2 chromosome 6, bAytFul2.pri, whole genome shotgun sequence, the following are encoded in one genomic region:
- the FASTKD2 gene encoding FAST kinase domain-containing protein 2, mitochondrial: MNNRISNLLNTVRCLRRCGSVLAPKYSGATRKHASWVGGHKDPLENVNFRKPFPSIFPSPHGSSLRFLSQKADVFSTGDEIQPEKSTEALGSEQVPQSSLELKNLKDDSGGSKAKPVVDHNEQFFNSLRKCTCPSDVLDLASESAVSLKHFTNCLTTAWRLLKTLSEDQQRYEKQLIFEHPVFVKLCQHLLRDARRMTRADLVFSLHAVVNLGVPQNTLLVQTLLRVCQEKLNQLDNRCISVLATTLAGLDKDKNVSALQAGLLLLAEQRIPSIRDIFILQNLMKCMGKDAPVFLKKKLEMAVLKEIDHLTYLNARRVFLGLVAMNYCSIPILNACSKKIQENIHDAQFWHLILILEACHNLQYRNVKLFSTVADYVNSSVCILDKKQIILFLSAFEILGFQPSELMGVFAEKVTADSEFLDLKSLLIVLRVYSRLNYLPKGQHHLFFETLQSCLNKYLPQISNTELLKAVYSLCILGYLPHRALDQLLQKESYERLLPSGDLYKEKKEMMLRCVKTCMELDSPSFTKPEFVPNENFSSLVSLNLRKAREALLELLGDENMFRQNVQLPYKYHIDFEIRMDSDRKKVLPVTATDNHPDTSVQRLAFLFVPLSAFCLGTTHPQGKLAMKKRHLSKLGYHVILVLNKKFQEMTNEDAVEFLKGKIYSENASPIF; encoded by the exons ATGAATAACAGGATAAGTAACTTGTTGAACACAGTCAGGTGCTTGCGTCGGTGTGGTTCTGTGCTCGCTCCCAAGTACTCAGGCGCCACAAGAAAACACGCTTCGTGGGTCGGCGGGCACAAGGATCCCCTGGAAAATGTGAACTTCAGAAAACCCTTTCCAAgtatttttccctctccacACGGGTCATCTCTTCGGTTTCTATCTCAAAAGGCAGATGTTTTTAGCACAGGTGATGAAATACAACCAGAGAAGAGTACTGAGGCTCTGGGGAGTGAGCAGGTTCCCCAGAGCTCCTTGGAACTGAAGAACTTGAAGGATGATTCTGGGGGCTCCAAGGCGAAGCCTGTTGTGGATCACAATGAACAATTCTTTAATAGTCTCCGGAAATGCACCTGTCCTAGCGATGTGCTGGATTTGGCTTCAGAGTCTGCTGTTTCCCTTAAGCACTTCACTAACTGTTTAACTACAGCATGGAGACTCCTGAAAACCCTGTCTGAAGACCAGCAGCGTTACGAGAAGCAGCTGATCTTTGAGCACCCAGTCTTCGTCAAGCTCTGTCAGCACCTGCTGCGAGACGCCAGAAGGATGACACGGGCTGACCTGGTGTTCAGTCTGCATGCTGTGGTGAACCTCGGTGTTCCTCAGAACACTCTCCTAGTCCAGACTTTGTTGAGGGTATGCCAG GAAAAGCTCAATCAACTTGATAACCGGTGTATCTCGGTTTTGGCAACTACTTTAGCAGGGCTGGATAAAGACAAGAATGTGAGCGCTCTTCAAGCTGGATTACt aTTACTAGCGGAGCAGCGAATCCCAAGTATCAGAGACATCTTTATACTGCAAAACCTGATGAAATGCATGGGAAAAGATGCTCcagtctttctgaaaaagaaattagag ATGGCAGTTTTGAAAGAGATTGACCACCTGACTTACCTAAATGCTCGGCGTGTGTTTTTGGGTCTTGTTGCAATGAATTATTGTTCCATTCCGATCCTGAATGCCTGCAGTAAAAAGATCCAGg AGAATATTCACGATGCTCAATTTTGGCATTTAATTCTTATTCTGGAAGCTTGTCACAATCTCCAGTACCGTAatgtaaaactgttttcaacAGTAGCAGACTACGTTAATTCCAGTGTCTGCATTTTGGACAAAAAACAG ATTATCCTTTTTCTGTCTGCCTTCGAGATACTTGGCTTTCAGCCCAGTGAACTGATGGGTGTTTTTGCTGAGAAGGTGACAGCAGACTCTGAATTCCTGGACTTGAAAAGCCTTTTGATTGTTCTCCGAGTGTATTCACGACTCAACTACCTTCCCAAAGGCCAACATCATTT GTTTTTTGAGACTCTTCAGAGCTGCTTGAATAAGTACCTTCCCCAGATTTCCAACACAGAACTGCTGAAGGCAGTGTATTCACTTTGCATCTTAGGATACCTTCCTCATCGTGCACTTGATCAGCTGCTGCAAAAGGAGAGCTACGAAAGACTTCTACCATCAG GTGatctttacaaagaaaaaaaggaaatgatgcTTCGCTGTGTGAAGACGTGTATGGAACTTGATAGCCCTTCCTTCACGAAGCCTGAATTTGTGCCAAATGAGAATTTCTCATCATTAGTATCTCTTAATCTCAGAAAGGCTCGAGAAGCACTGCTGGAACTTCTGGGAGATGAGAATATGTTTCGGCAAAATGTTCAGCTGCCATATAAATATCACATTG attttgaaatcaGGATGGattcagacagaaagaaagtgCTCCCAGTAACTGCAACAGATAATCATCCTGACACAAGTGTTCAAAG ATTGGCGTTTCTCTTTGTTCCtctgtctgcattttgtttGGGTACAACACACCCCCAAGGGAAGCTTGCAATGAAGAAGCGGCATCTAAGTAAATTGGGCTATCATGTGATTCTG GTCCTGAACAAGAAGTTTCAGGAAATGACAAATGAAGATGCAGTtgagtttttaaaaggaaaaatctatTCTGAAAATGCTTCCCCTATTTTCTAA
- the MDH1B gene encoding putative malate dehydrogenase 1B translates to MNGWQHRQSPIIWRELLDRGGKGLLLGGVNDFLEYAQHYYGITSMMLSEEMLDIAEENLQAHVEAEKEEEEIRNLTNPLQIWITSASAPICYQLIPLLANGEVFGMTTEISIHLLDTDEFKNVLCGIVMEVEDMAFPLLRGISEHTEIDKAFLQADVIIVLDDILLKREVQSLENYIRKVSEICHVYAPLIEKNAKKEVRVISAGKTFVNLKAMMIITYGPSINPENVIAVATSWETAAKAMLARKLNMNAAGVKDVIVWGNITGCHYIDLSHTKIYGCDSAVWGPANFSRPLMNLIYDSEWIHSEFLSAQSSLSSRVCHCAGMLPAHAVATVLRYWFHGSPSGEIVSVGILSEGQFCIPEGIVFSMPVRFQNGSWEVMAELEINETTQEALERLSHDLIQEKLIALKKIKEMHPYGRDKITTKKKSH, encoded by the exons ATGAATGGATGGCAGCACAGACAATCTCCAATCATTTGGAGAGAACTTTTGGACCGTGGAGGGAAGGGTCTGCTTCTGGGAGGAGTTAATGATTTTCTGGAATATGCTCAG cACTATTATGGCATCACCTCAATGATGTTGAGTGAGGAAATGTTAGACATTGCTGAGGAGAACCTACAGGCACATGTGGAAgctgaaaaagaggaggaggagattaGAAATCTTACCAACCCTTTGCAGATCTGGATCACCAG TGCATCAGCTCCTATATGCTATCAGCTGATACCTCTGTTGGCGAATGGAGAAGTGTTTGGGATGACAACTGAAATCAGTATCCATTTGCTAGACACTGACGAGTTTAAGAATGTTCTTTGCGGTATTGTAATGGAAGTGGAAGACATGGCATTCCCACTCCTCCGTGGTATTTCAGAGCACACTGAAATAGATAAGGCTTTTCTTCAAGCTGACGTTATCATTGTTCTTGATGATATCCTCTTAAAACGTGAAGTCCAGTCCCTTGAGAACTACATCAGAAAAGTGAGTGAGATCTGCCATGTGTATGCTCCCCTGATTGAGAAGAATGCAAAGAAAGAGGTCAGAGtaatttcagcaggaaaaaccTTTGTAAACCTTAAGGCGATGATGATTATCACATACGGCCCATCCATTAATCCTGAAAATGTCATTGCTGTTGCAACATCCTGGGAAACCGCAGCTAAAGCCATGCTGGCCAGGAAGCTGAATATGAATGCAGCAG GAGTTAAAGATGTGATTGTTTGGGGCAATATTACTGGCTGTCACTACATTGATTTGTCACATACAAAAATTTACGGATGTGACAGTGCTGTTTGGGGCCCAGCTAATTTTTCACGTCCTTTGATGAATTTGATTTATGATAG CGAATGGATCCATTCAGAATTTCTGTCTGCACAGAGTTCATTGAGTTCCCGTGTCTGTCATTGTGCAGGAATGTTACCCGCTCATGCAGTAGCTACAGTACTAAGATACTGGTTTCATGGTTCTCCTTCTGGGGAGATTGTTTCTGTGGGAATACTTAGTGAAG GACAATTTTGCATTCCTGAAGGGATTGTCTTTTCTATGCCAGTGAGGTTCCAGAATGGTAGCTGGGAAGTCATGGCAGaattagaaattaatgaaaCTACACAGGAAGCTCTGGAACGCTTATCCCATGATCTGATACAG gaAAAGCTCattgcattaaagaaaataaaagaaatgcatccATATGGACGTGATAAAAtcactactaaaaaaaaatcgCATTAA